Proteins from a single region of Paenibacillus sp. BIHB 4019:
- a CDS encoding DMT family transporter: MKDKSIKLAYIFAVLNAVIIGFSFLFAKLSLGSAQPLDTLTFRFAFSFLIMTIPVALGMIKLNYRGKPLFKALLLAAMYPLGFFTLQAFGLLHASSAEGGILYAFTPVVTMIIASIFLKERTSLLQKLSIFLSVFGVVFIFMMKGSSIDLSNMLGISLLFLTCFAFAGYSVLARSLSKHFSPAELTYLMLGIGFGVFLSISLVQHTTAGTLGSFLTPLRSGSFLLSIFYLGVISSLITSLTSNYILGRIEASKMSVFTNLSTIVSMAGGALFLGEELTMYHVIGSLFIIAGVVGTNLLGSKRKRPSPSSGGKATVSRG; this comes from the coding sequence ATGAAAGATAAAAGTATTAAGCTCGCCTATATATTCGCTGTATTAAATGCCGTCATTATCGGTTTCTCCTTTTTATTCGCCAAGCTGTCGCTCGGAAGCGCCCAGCCACTGGACACGCTCACGTTCCGGTTTGCATTTTCATTTCTCATCATGACAATCCCTGTAGCACTGGGCATGATTAAGCTGAATTATCGCGGGAAACCGCTATTTAAAGCGCTGCTGCTCGCAGCGATGTATCCGCTCGGCTTTTTCACCCTTCAGGCTTTTGGCCTGCTGCATGCAAGCTCCGCTGAAGGCGGCATTTTATATGCCTTTACGCCTGTTGTGACGATGATCATCGCCTCCATCTTTCTGAAAGAAAGGACATCCTTGCTGCAAAAGCTATCGATTTTCCTCTCGGTATTTGGCGTTGTGTTCATTTTCATGATGAAGGGCAGCAGCATCGACTTATCCAATATGCTTGGCATTTCCCTGCTGTTTCTGACCTGCTTCGCTTTTGCCGGCTATAGCGTGCTGGCACGCTCGCTTTCCAAGCATTTTAGCCCAGCTGAACTTACGTATTTGATGCTTGGGATTGGTTTTGGCGTGTTTCTCTCTATATCATTGGTGCAGCACACGACTGCGGGGACGCTGGGCAGCTTCCTTACGCCGCTGCGCAGCGGATCATTCCTGCTATCCATTTTCTATTTGGGCGTTATTTCCTCGCTCATCACTTCTCTGACGTCCAATTACATTTTGGGACGGATCGAAGCTTCGAAAATGAGCGTGTTTACCAATTTATCGACGATCGTTTCTATGGCGGGCGGTGCCCTTTTCCTTGGGGAAGAGCTGACGATGTATCATGTCATCGGTTCGCTGTTCATTATTGCAGGGGTTGTCGGCACTAATCTGCTGGGCAGCAAGCGTAAACGGCCGTCGCCGTCCTCTGGCGGCAAAGCTACCGTTTCGAGAGGGTAA
- a CDS encoding ring-cleaving dioxygenase codes for MNVKGIHHLSAMTGSVSLNYSFYTQVLGMRLIKKTVNQDDTSAYHLFYGDERGNPGTELTFFDFPGIGSNRPGVSSISGTSLRVASDKALEYWLQRFDQHEVKHSDITPFAGRSVIFFEDPEGQQLALVSDETNSGVAAGTPWDRSPVPVEYGITGLGPVKLTVRKPDSTVAALKLLGFEETSRVPALVEGQEDIIIMQAHEGGSGSEVQVEPRSDLSVAGLGKGGVHHVAFRVEDKEELLAWIDVLNKAGLQNSGFVERYYFRSLYFREPNGILFELATDGPGFVTDEPFETLGESLALPPFLEPRREAIEARLKPIDTTLKS; via the coding sequence ATGAACGTAAAAGGAATCCACCATCTATCTGCCATGACAGGGAGCGTATCCTTAAACTATAGCTTCTACACGCAAGTGCTTGGCATGAGACTGATTAAGAAGACGGTAAATCAGGATGACACTTCGGCTTACCATCTCTTTTATGGCGATGAGAGAGGCAATCCGGGGACAGAATTGACGTTTTTTGACTTCCCCGGCATTGGAAGCAATCGTCCTGGCGTAAGCAGCATCTCCGGTACGTCGCTGCGGGTGGCGAGCGACAAGGCACTGGAATATTGGCTCCAGCGTTTTGACCAGCATGAGGTTAAACATTCGGATATTACGCCATTTGCCGGACGCAGCGTCATCTTTTTTGAAGATCCAGAAGGGCAGCAGCTTGCTCTTGTCTCGGATGAAACGAATAGCGGTGTTGCGGCCGGAACGCCTTGGGATCGCAGCCCTGTGCCGGTAGAATACGGAATTACCGGTCTTGGTCCTGTAAAGCTGACCGTCCGCAAGCCTGATTCAACCGTTGCCGCCCTTAAGCTGCTGGGCTTTGAAGAAACAAGCCGCGTTCCTGCGCTCGTGGAAGGGCAGGAAGATATTATTATTATGCAGGCTCATGAGGGAGGCTCTGGCTCTGAGGTACAGGTAGAGCCGCGCAGCGATTTGTCGGTTGCTGGCCTTGGCAAAGGCGGCGTTCACCATGTCGCTTTCCGTGTAGAAGATAAGGAAGAACTACTGGCGTGGATCGACGTGCTTAATAAGGCGGGCTTGCAAAACTCCGGCTTTGTAGAACGCTACTACTTCCGTTCGTTATATTTCCGCGAGCCGAATGGCATTTTGTTCGAATTAGCTACAGACGGTCCAGGCTTCGTTACTGACGAGCCTTTCGAGACGCTTGGCGAATCGCTGGCGCTTCCTCCGTTTCTGGAACCGCGCCGTGAAGCAATCGAAGCACGGTTGAAACCGATTGATACGACGCTAAAGTCATAA
- a CDS encoding methyl-accepting chemotaxis protein, with protein MKLKMKLMLMFVLTVIFAATPLVAAGLYHIEKQSARGVDARLEGTMASAANQLDSWLSSNAKVVETLGFVIQEGIPEGELTENYFSIMNLGTNKENMSDFYFGYESDGTFMNGSDWSPDADYDPRQRPWYMEAKQANKLIFSDPYQDMMSKQYAVSIAMPVNGKNGGIQGIVAGDLLLSTITETVSKINLDGLGYAFLLDKKGMILAHPDEQQVNTSAAENAALKPLLAGMQANAIGQQSFSLEGEPYLLYYNQIPSTGWIVGSVISEKLAFANYFKLRNQYIVIISATLLIVMAASYFIATRFSKPLHRLRIISHQMSEGDFTGRVTLKGKDEFAELGIAFNLMSDKLSALLQQVAESAGRVHSVSVEMEEHTNNTQRISQQIALATEELAKGSSSQADSVYAGSERLSEMSESARSISHSVEQSVAMINEAGSAMSAGLQAVDDQVKLAADNRKSIDRVGKSIALLVDKSQKIEVIVGVIRGIASQTNLLALNAAIEAARAGENGRGFAVVADEVRKLAEQSTGSAGDIIVLLDEIQAASRQSVSEVSHAEGYVEQQVAAVYETRDSFERIQQSIDGIGSQIRAVSVSTAELDDNAGKISEVIASVAAMSQQSAASTEEVASSTQEQFEFISSISERSNELTQHAHALFEEVNKFKI; from the coding sequence ATGAAACTCAAAATGAAATTAATGTTGATGTTTGTGCTAACGGTTATATTTGCTGCCACCCCATTAGTCGCAGCTGGGCTTTATCACATTGAGAAGCAATCTGCCCGCGGGGTAGATGCCCGGCTCGAAGGAACGATGGCTTCCGCTGCCAACCAACTTGACAGCTGGCTGAGCAGCAATGCAAAGGTAGTGGAAACGCTCGGTTTTGTCATTCAGGAAGGTATTCCGGAAGGCGAGCTTACTGAAAATTATTTTTCAATTATGAATCTTGGCACGAATAAAGAAAACATGTCCGACTTTTACTTTGGCTACGAATCTGACGGTACATTCATGAATGGCTCCGATTGGTCGCCGGATGCAGACTATGATCCTCGCCAGCGTCCATGGTATATGGAGGCAAAGCAAGCGAATAAGCTCATCTTTTCCGATCCGTACCAGGATATGATGTCCAAACAATACGCCGTATCGATTGCCATGCCGGTAAACGGCAAAAACGGCGGCATCCAAGGCATCGTTGCAGGCGATCTCCTGCTTTCGACCATTACGGAAACGGTAAGCAAAATTAATTTGGATGGTCTGGGCTATGCGTTTTTGCTGGATAAGAAGGGCATGATTTTAGCTCATCCTGATGAACAGCAAGTAAATACGTCCGCAGCGGAAAATGCTGCGCTGAAGCCGCTCCTTGCAGGCATGCAAGCTAATGCAATTGGCCAGCAGTCCTTCAGCCTTGAAGGTGAACCGTATTTGCTTTACTACAACCAAATACCTAGCACCGGCTGGATTGTAGGCTCAGTCATCTCCGAAAAGCTTGCTTTTGCCAATTATTTCAAGCTCCGTAATCAATATATTGTTATCATTTCAGCTACCTTGCTTATCGTCATGGCCGCTTCTTACTTTATAGCTACGCGCTTCTCCAAACCGCTGCATAGGCTGAGGATAATATCTCACCAAATGTCGGAAGGCGATTTTACCGGGAGAGTGACTTTAAAAGGCAAGGATGAATTTGCTGAGCTGGGCATAGCCTTTAATCTCATGTCAGATAAATTAAGCGCCCTGCTCCAGCAGGTTGCCGAATCAGCTGGCCGGGTTCACAGCGTCTCTGTTGAAATGGAGGAACATACGAACAACACGCAGCGGATATCTCAGCAAATCGCGTTGGCAACGGAAGAGCTGGCGAAAGGCTCAAGCTCGCAGGCCGATTCCGTCTATGCAGGCTCCGAGCGGCTGTCTGAAATGAGCGAATCTGCCCGCAGCATCAGCCACAGTGTGGAACAATCCGTTGCGATGATAAATGAAGCAGGAAGCGCAATGAGTGCTGGCTTGCAGGCTGTGGATGATCAGGTGAAGCTTGCAGCAGACAACCGCAAGTCGATTGATCGCGTTGGCAAGTCTATCGCCCTGCTTGTAGATAAATCGCAAAAAATCGAAGTTATTGTCGGGGTTATTCGCGGCATTGCCTCCCAAACGAATTTACTTGCCTTAAATGCGGCTATTGAAGCAGCGCGGGCTGGCGAGAACGGTCGAGGGTTTGCAGTCGTGGCAGACGAGGTCAGGAAGCTTGCTGAGCAGTCTACTGGCTCCGCTGGCGACATCATTGTGCTGCTGGATGAAATCCAGGCAGCTAGCCGTCAGAGCGTAAGCGAGGTATCCCATGCCGAAGGTTATGTGGAGCAGCAAGTAGCAGCGGTATATGAGACGCGGGATTCGTTCGAGCGAATTCAACAATCCATTGACGGTATTGGCAGCCAAATTCGAGCCGTCTCCGTCTCGACGGCGGAGTTGGACGATAATGCCGG
- a CDS encoding GDSL-type esterase/lipase family protein → MCLAFTLLLGGISLGQGEQVSAADNYKFDFGNGGVASGYIGVSATLGYSASTGYGFNTPANMQNVSASGTGVGSDAVRFLTFGTKSANTFNVDLSNGLYEVKVMLGNTSRASVAAEGVYQIMNMTGNNATDSFQIPITDGQLNILVTEGKVGTVFTLSSLEITKISNNPVTNRTIYIGGDSTVANYYPLASSEQGGWGQMLEQYVNGSTFKVRNMATGGQFARGFRDDGQLEAILKYIKPGDYFILQFGINDTTAKNETTEAQFKEIMRDMVTQVKAKGATVVLSTPQGRATDFNASNVHSSTGRWYRAATMALAAEENVTLVDLNVLSSAYFTSIGPAATLNLYMTGDTLHPNYAGAQKLAQLVKNNLSSQGLSGF, encoded by the coding sequence ATGTGCTTGGCTTTTACTTTGCTGCTTGGGGGGATAAGCTTGGGGCAGGGGGAGCAGGTTAGCGCAGCAGACAATTATAAATTTGATTTCGGCAATGGCGGCGTGGCCTCTGGCTACATTGGCGTCTCCGCTACGCTCGGCTATTCGGCTTCGACCGGTTATGGCTTCAACACACCAGCCAACATGCAAAATGTAAGCGCTTCCGGTACTGGTGTAGGCAGTGATGCGGTACGCTTCCTGACATTCGGAACGAAGAGTGCTAATACATTTAATGTAGATTTGTCGAACGGCCTGTACGAAGTAAAGGTTATGCTCGGCAATACGTCGAGAGCGAGCGTGGCCGCAGAAGGCGTTTATCAAATTATGAATATGACAGGCAATAATGCGACGGACTCTTTTCAAATTCCAATTACCGATGGGCAGCTTAATATTTTGGTAACGGAAGGCAAGGTGGGCACTGTTTTTACGCTTAGCTCGCTGGAAATTACGAAAATCTCGAACAATCCGGTAACGAACCGGACGATTTATATTGGCGGCGACTCCACGGTTGCGAATTACTATCCACTGGCCAGCAGCGAACAGGGCGGCTGGGGGCAAATGCTGGAGCAATATGTAAACGGCAGCACGTTCAAGGTGCGGAATATGGCGACAGGCGGACAATTCGCAAGAGGGTTCCGGGATGATGGACAGCTGGAAGCGATATTAAAATATATTAAACCGGGCGATTATTTCATTCTCCAGTTCGGCATCAACGATACAACTGCCAAAAATGAAACGACCGAAGCGCAGTTCAAGGAAATTATGCGCGATATGGTTACTCAGGTCAAGGCGAAGGGAGCGACCGTTGTCCTTTCCACGCCGCAAGGCCGCGCTACTGATTTTAATGCGAGCAATGTTCACAGCTCAACGGGAAGATGGTACAGAGCCGCGACAATGGCGCTGGCTGCCGAGGAAAATGTGACGCTTGTTGATCTCAATGTGCTGAGCTCGGCCTATTTCACCTCCATTGGCCCTGCAGCTACGTTGAACCTGTACATGACAGGCGATACGCTGCATCCAAACTACGCAGGTGCCCAGAAGCTCGCCCAGCTTGTGAAAAACAATCTAAGCAGCCAAGGCTTGAGCGGATTTTAA
- a CDS encoding ABC transporter permease → MDTLSNLFKIRGEMSRKAYMATVVGTFAAVFVAWSLLSYSQLVDPTFLPTPGTVGKTLWSSIQSADFWSYVGISSYRVLMGYLFTCLLAVPLGILAGTFKFAEAVLVPLTEFIRYMPATAFIPLIIVWIGLGEPAKIMVIFVGCFFQMLLMVADNARAVSNDLLQASYTLGANKLQVLRKVLLPALLPELMNTMRLIMGWAWSYLIASELFAASSGLGFMIIRAQRYLQTDMIFMGILVIGMLGLIIDRLFALLNKKLFPWAEGGR, encoded by the coding sequence ATGGACACCTTATCCAATCTTTTTAAAATCCGTGGGGAGATGAGCCGTAAAGCTTATATGGCTACAGTTGTCGGTACCTTCGCCGCCGTGTTTGTGGCGTGGAGTTTATTAAGCTACTCTCAGCTGGTCGATCCGACCTTTCTGCCAACGCCTGGCACAGTCGGCAAAACCTTGTGGAGCAGCATCCAGAGCGCTGATTTCTGGAGCTATGTCGGCATTAGCTCTTACCGGGTGCTGATGGGGTATTTGTTCACCTGTCTTCTTGCTGTTCCGCTCGGCATTTTGGCAGGTACGTTTAAATTTGCTGAAGCTGTGCTTGTACCGCTTACCGAATTCATTCGTTATATGCCCGCCACTGCCTTTATTCCACTCATTATTGTTTGGATTGGGCTTGGGGAGCCCGCAAAAATAATGGTCATTTTCGTAGGATGCTTCTTTCAAATGCTGCTGATGGTTGCCGACAATGCCCGCGCAGTATCCAATGATTTGCTGCAGGCCTCCTATACGCTTGGCGCCAATAAGCTGCAGGTGCTTCGCAAGGTGCTCCTCCCTGCACTGCTGCCGGAGCTTATGAATACGATGCGCCTTATAATGGGATGGGCATGGTCTTACCTCATCGCATCCGAACTATTTGCCGCCAGCTCCGGGCTAGGATTTATGATTATTAGAGCGCAGCGCTATTTGCAGACGGATATGATTTTCATGGGCATACTCGTTATCGGCATGCTCGGACTCATCATTGATCGTTTGTTTGCTTTACTCAACAAGAAGCTATTTCCATGGGCAGAAGGAGGACGCTAA
- a CDS encoding GNAT family N-acetyltransferase: protein MENTYVVEQAGIEQLDEAATLFDLYRMFYGQAPDVQGARRFLFDRFEQRDSVIFLAKHSGSGEAAGFTQLYPAFSSISMKRSYILNDLYVLESHRKQGVAQLLLDQARSYASLLQAKGIELSTSIMNVQAQRLYERNGYSQDAEYKHYYLTL from the coding sequence ATGGAAAACACTTATGTTGTTGAGCAAGCGGGGATAGAGCAGTTGGATGAAGCGGCTACGCTATTTGACTTATACCGTATGTTTTATGGACAAGCCCCGGATGTGCAGGGAGCGCGACGCTTTTTATTCGATCGCTTTGAACAGCGGGATTCGGTCATCTTTTTGGCTAAGCACTCCGGGAGTGGGGAGGCAGCCGGCTTTACCCAGCTGTATCCTGCATTCTCCTCAATTTCAATGAAGCGTTCCTATATTTTAAACGATCTATACGTTTTGGAATCCCACAGAAAGCAAGGCGTAGCCCAATTGCTGCTGGATCAGGCAAGAAGCTACGCCAGCCTGCTGCAAGCGAAAGGCATTGAGCTCTCTACCTCAATTATGAATGTTCAGGCTCAGCGGCTGTATGAACGCAATGGTTATTCACAAGATGCAGAGTATAAGCATTATTATTTAACGTTATAA
- a CDS encoding ABC transporter ATP-binding protein yields MSTFPSQTEPHTASVSQAARSSKIIIDSLSKTYTTKSGSFTALDQVSAHILENEFVTLVGPSGCGKSTMLRVLAGLEDASSGSASIAGRRITRPGADRGVVFQSYTLFPWLTVRDNIEFGLELKGTPKLQRREVSDKYLELVGLAKFADAYPKQLSGGMKQRVAIARALANSPEMLLMDEPFAALDAQTRSDMQELLMNIQKHEHATILFITHDIDEAIFLSERLYVMKSRPGRIVREIEIPAAMRQNKALRDSEPFIQLKREIVDLLHA; encoded by the coding sequence ATGAGTACTTTCCCCTCGCAAACGGAGCCGCATACAGCTAGCGTAAGCCAAGCAGCCAGATCCAGCAAAATTATCATCGACAGCCTGTCCAAAACCTACACAACCAAATCCGGCAGCTTTACTGCGCTGGATCAAGTTTCGGCACATATTTTAGAAAATGAATTCGTGACGCTCGTTGGCCCGTCCGGCTGTGGCAAATCAACGATGCTCCGGGTGCTTGCGGGCCTTGAGGATGCAAGCTCCGGCAGCGCCTCCATAGCGGGCAGGCGAATAACCAGGCCCGGCGCAGACCGCGGCGTTGTTTTCCAATCCTATACGCTGTTTCCTTGGCTCACCGTACGCGACAATATTGAATTTGGCTTGGAGCTGAAAGGAACTCCCAAGCTGCAGCGGCGCGAAGTGTCGGATAAATATTTGGAGCTGGTCGGGTTGGCGAAATTTGCTGATGCTTATCCGAAGCAGCTGTCGGGCGGAATGAAGCAGCGCGTCGCCATCGCCAGGGCATTAGCCAATTCTCCGGAAATGCTGCTGATGGATGAGCCTTTTGCCGCTCTGGACGCCCAGACACGCAGCGATATGCAGGAGCTGCTCATGAACATTCAGAAGCATGAGCACGCCACTATTTTGTTTATTACGCATGATATTGATGAGGCCATCTTTCTATCTGAGCGTCTATATGTGATGAAAAGCCGCCCAGGGCGCATCGTCCGCGAAATTGAAATTCCGGCTGCTATGCGCCAAAATAAAGCGCTCCGCGATTCAGAGCCCTTCATTCAATTAAAACGGGAAATTGTAGATTTGCTTCATGCCTGA
- a CDS encoding PLP-dependent aminotransferase family protein — protein sequence MKKYFAILSDMEGKIRDGHYRPGSKLLSVRKAAEQYGCSTNTITRAYAELEKRHAIYSIPQSGYYVVDKDGGGSGQNEDGIQREGIDFSSASPDLFVFPYLDFQHCLNKAIDTYKYHLFTYGDPQGMAELRETLVRHLANDQVFAKTERIFVTSGAQQALEILAKMPFPNGKQTILVEQPTYNLYLRFLEIEQLPTAAIARTTAGISLQELERLFRDEDIKFFYTMSRYHNPLGTSYTTEERKAIAALAKKYDVYIVEDDYMADLGVERGFDPIYSYDLTEHVIYLKSFSKIIFPGLRLGAAVLPEQLIETFYRHKKYGDTSFLSQAALDIYIKNGMYERHKRAISSLYTSRMLVLNEALARHNGAGLIQASGVSSGIYTQYKLPITVNMEQLMERLTAKQIRAVDGKGFYLPGYLEREKFLRISISRASEGQIDEGITAIVEEVKRANHFY from the coding sequence ATGAAAAAGTATTTTGCGATTTTGTCCGACATGGAAGGGAAAATTCGCGACGGGCATTACCGTCCAGGCAGCAAGTTGCTGTCTGTTCGCAAAGCTGCGGAGCAGTACGGATGCAGCACGAATACGATTACCCGTGCATATGCAGAGCTGGAGAAGCGCCATGCGATTTATTCTATCCCGCAGAGCGGCTATTATGTGGTGGACAAGGATGGCGGCGGAAGCGGGCAAAATGAGGACGGCATTCAAAGAGAGGGCATTGATTTTTCATCGGCATCGCCGGATTTGTTTGTGTTTCCGTATTTGGATTTTCAGCATTGCTTGAATAAAGCTATTGATACGTACAAATATCATTTATTTACGTATGGCGATCCTCAAGGAATGGCCGAGCTTCGCGAAACACTCGTTCGCCATTTGGCTAATGATCAGGTGTTTGCGAAAACCGAGCGGATTTTCGTGACATCAGGCGCTCAGCAGGCGCTGGAAATATTGGCGAAAATGCCCTTCCCAAACGGCAAGCAAACCATTCTCGTCGAACAGCCGACGTACAATCTTTATTTGAGGTTTCTGGAAATCGAGCAGCTGCCGACAGCGGCCATTGCCCGCACCACGGCGGGGATCAGCTTGCAGGAGCTGGAGCGTCTATTTCGCGACGAGGATATTAAATTTTTTTACACGATGTCGCGTTATCACAATCCGCTGGGCACGTCCTACACAACCGAGGAACGGAAAGCAATTGCTGCCTTGGCGAAAAAATACGATGTGTACATTGTCGAGGATGACTATATGGCCGATCTGGGGGTGGAACGGGGGTTTGATCCGATTTATAGCTATGATTTGACGGAGCATGTCATTTATTTAAAAAGCTTCTCGAAAATCATTTTTCCCGGCTTGCGCCTTGGCGCTGCTGTATTGCCGGAACAGCTCATTGAAACGTTTTACCGCCATAAAAAATACGGAGATACGTCATTTCTTTCCCAAGCGGCATTGGACATTTATATTAAAAATGGGATGTATGAACGCCATAAGCGCGCCATAAGCAGCCTGTACACCTCGCGAATGCTGGTGCTGAACGAAGCGCTCGCACGGCATAATGGAGCAGGGCTTATTCAAGCCTCTGGAGTGAGCTCAGGCATCTACACCCAATATAAACTGCCTATTACCGTTAATATGGAGCAGTTGATGGAAAGGCTAACAGCAAAGCAAATCCGGGCTGTCGATGGGAAAGGCTTTTATTTGCCGGGGTATCTGGAGCGGGAGAAGTTTTTGCGAATCAGCATCTCCCGGGCCAGTGAAGGGCAAATCGATGAGGGCATAACGGCTATTGTGGAGGAAGTAAAGCGGGCTAATCATTTTTATTAA
- a CDS encoding N-acyl homoserine lactonase family protein: protein MTSIKRFYVLLVGYEMVPKSLSLRGGDSRIMIAEPICCYLVDTDTGWILMDTGLDESRLRDPELAKHFYTSRGWSALPVVRPAHSLLDQLNAIGVQPADITRVFLSHMEADHTGYLKLFRHAKVYVQRAEYIFAMETPPFLGNITEDYDFPDIDWQLLDGDAELVPGLQIISTPGHTPGHQSAVATLPSGTRLVLTFDAGDFLENFEREQLPGSASGGDEAALASIRRLNELAKQPGSMLFPFHDPVFIQGVKLAPLYYE from the coding sequence ATGACATCAATTAAACGCTTCTATGTCCTGCTAGTTGGATATGAAATGGTGCCCAAGTCATTGTCGCTGCGAGGCGGCGATAGCCGCATTATGATTGCAGAGCCGATATGCTGTTATTTGGTTGATACCGATACAGGATGGATTTTAATGGATACAGGCTTAGATGAATCGAGGCTCCGCGATCCCGAGCTCGCGAAGCACTTTTATACGAGCCGCGGCTGGAGCGCCCTTCCTGTCGTCCGTCCCGCCCACTCGCTTCTGGATCAGTTGAACGCCATTGGTGTTCAGCCAGCCGATATTACCCGCGTGTTTCTTTCTCACATGGAAGCCGATCATACTGGTTATTTGAAGCTTTTCCGGCATGCCAAAGTGTACGTTCAACGCGCAGAGTATATTTTTGCTATGGAGACGCCTCCCTTCTTGGGCAATATTACGGAGGATTATGATTTTCCAGATATCGATTGGCAGCTTCTCGATGGTGACGCCGAGCTAGTGCCTGGCCTGCAAATCATTTCAACACCCGGACATACGCCGGGCCATCAATCTGCTGTCGCAACGCTGCCAAGCGGGACAAGGCTCGTGCTCACGTTCGATGCTGGCGATTTCCTCGAAAACTTTGAGCGGGAACAGCTGCCGGGCTCAGCAAGCGGCGGCGACGAGGCGGCGCTCGCCTCCATCCGCAGGCTGAATGAGCTGGCCAAACAGCCAGGGAGCATGCTTTTTCCCTTCCATGATCCCGTCTTTATTCAAGGTGTTAAGCTTGCACCGCTCTATTATGAATAG
- a CDS encoding ABC transporter substrate-binding protein produces the protein MTKKHMFTTLSLLFSVMLLIAGCGSNNTPSQAPALTASPSGAQTAGNNSEGGSKTIRFGYSPWIGSAGAIIAQAKNLFAEKGVNVEFVKMEGSTKDAFMSGKLDVVVQSLDAVVQMKSKEKADDPIQIIAVVDKSKGADGIIASQSVTSLADLKGKSVAVSIGSLAHFLLLHALDTVGLQESDVKIVNMDNNLAGSTFMSGQVDAAVTWEPYLSQAVEKNGHLLYSTADAPDLIVDTLVTKKSIIDQYPNELRKMAEAFDEGLALFNNGDEGKQLVGDELGMDLEAVKSTAATLDLAALADSQKMLMEDQAAWEKQMAEFVQFFIEQKILTESLDTSGAINPFLFK, from the coding sequence ATGACAAAAAAGCACATGTTTACAACGCTGTCACTTCTCTTCTCCGTTATGCTCCTCATTGCTGGATGCGGAAGCAATAACACACCTAGCCAAGCCCCCGCTCTTACAGCTTCCCCATCCGGCGCACAAACCGCGGGCAACAACAGCGAGGGCGGCTCCAAAACGATTCGTTTCGGCTATAGTCCCTGGATCGGCTCTGCAGGGGCGATTATCGCCCAAGCCAAAAACCTTTTTGCGGAGAAGGGCGTTAACGTCGAATTTGTAAAAATGGAAGGCAGCACAAAGGATGCCTTTATGTCAGGCAAACTGGATGTAGTCGTGCAGTCGCTCGATGCTGTCGTGCAGATGAAATCGAAGGAAAAGGCTGATGACCCGATCCAAATTATTGCGGTCGTCGACAAATCCAAAGGTGCAGACGGCATTATTGCCAGCCAGTCCGTTACTTCTTTGGCGGACCTTAAAGGTAAAAGCGTAGCCGTATCCATTGGCTCTCTCGCCCACTTTCTGCTGCTTCACGCCTTGGATACGGTTGGATTGCAAGAATCGGATGTCAAAATTGTAAATATGGACAACAACCTTGCCGGCTCGACCTTTATGTCCGGGCAAGTTGATGCAGCGGTAACATGGGAGCCCTACCTATCTCAGGCGGTAGAAAAAAATGGACATTTGCTCTACTCCACAGCTGATGCGCCTGATCTCATTGTCGATACTCTAGTTACCAAGAAAAGCATCATTGACCAGTATCCAAATGAGCTGAGAAAAATGGCGGAAGCCTTTGATGAAGGCCTTGCGTTATTCAACAATGGAGACGAAGGCAAGCAGCTTGTTGGCGATGAGCTAGGCATGGACCTCGAGGCTGTTAAAAGTACAGCAGCAACGCTTGATTTAGCTGCACTTGCGGATTCCCAAAAAATGCTCATGGAGGATCAGGCAGCTTGGGAGAAGCAAATGGCTGAATTCGTACAATTTTTTATCGAACAAAAAATATTGACCGAGTCGCTTGACACAAGCGGTGCCATTAATCCTTTCCTGTTCAAATAA